aaaaGAGACTACAGAAATTTGCTTTGGCTTCTatgaaagcaaaagaaaagtgatgtggctccaggtttcaaagggttaaagctgtgATTATATTTAGTGTTATCAGCAGAGGAATGGTGTCAGCAGGAGGCGCTGTGGACAGACCTGTCATCAGGAGGAGGCGCAGCAGGATCATGTGCAGGCTCAGGGTGGTGGGGATGACCAGCCCCAACAGCAGGGACAGGCTGCCCAGGTggaagaggaggtggtgggCCTGCTCCCACTCCTGGCAGGAGGTGGCATTGAGCTCCATGGCCGGGATGCCTGGAGTGGCCGAGGGGAAGGTGGGCAGCGTGGTGAAGAGGGCAGTGGGCAGCTCTGGGGCGGAAGACATCCTGCAGCAGGGTCACCTTGAAAACTAGGACGAGGTTAGACACAAAcctgtgagaggaggaggatgaatgGCTCCGGGCGAACAGGAGACATGATGATTAAAGTGTTTTCTGCTCAGTTTCAGTTTGTTCTATTTGGCAACGCTAACTTAGACT
This Plectropomus leopardus isolate mb unplaced genomic scaffold, YSFRI_Pleo_2.0 unplaced_scaffold4810, whole genome shotgun sequence DNA region includes the following protein-coding sequences:
- the LOC121939435 gene encoding blood vessel epicardial substance-like produces the protein MSSAPELPTALFTTLPTFPSATPGIPAMELNATSCQEWEQAHHLLFHLGSLSLLLGLVIPTTLSLHMILLRLLLMTGLSTAPPADTIPLLITLNIITALTL